A genomic region of Arachis stenosperma cultivar V10309 chromosome 9, arast.V10309.gnm1.PFL2, whole genome shotgun sequence contains the following coding sequences:
- the LOC130951348 gene encoding pentatricopeptide repeat-containing protein At3g48250, chloroplastic — translation MMNRLKPIARSLRLRFLELPLATRLIATRSLQHSLNQVTRSSFSASSTAAPTVSSLSYHHSCNFRFPSIHHRFFFSSKPSSILELVSANDWSQGLELELDKCSPSLTHETVLYILRRLDKNPQKASCFFSWVSEKQWFIPSSSVYSLIVRILANKETMKQFWVTLRMMKEKGFFLDEETYVTISMHFKKEKMDSDCVALNHFYHRMLEENAMQGLVKKVVGVVSASKWGDEVANGLEKLNIQLSDNFVIRVLKELRTQPSKAFEFFHWAGKQFGFEHNTITYNAIARVLARTDSVEEFWNILEEMKSFGHELDIDTYVKISRQFRKSRMVENSVKLYELMMDSSYKPSVQDCVILLKSISECDFPDLNLVFRVARKYESTGHTLSKAIYDSIHRSLTSLGKFSEAEKIVHTMRNAGYEPDNITYSQLVFGLCKTRRLEEACKVLDEMESCGCIPDIKTWTILIKGHCDAKEVDKALLCFSKMVEKGCDVDADLLDFLVDGFLGQERVEGAYKLLVEVVSTYRISPWQATFKNLIERLLGVGKLENAFDLLRLMKTHNYPPYPEPFVSYISKFGTVEDAAEFLKALSLKKYPSVASYLHVFESFFREGRFYEAKDLLYKCPHHIRQDSKIAELFSSNKSRAATN, via the coding sequence ATGATGAATCGGCTAAAGCCAATTGCTCGTTCTCTGCGGCTTCGATTCCTCGAATTGCCTCTTGCCACCCGACTCATTGCAACTCGGTCACTCCAACACTCTCTGAACCAAGTGACTCGCTCCTCTTTCAGCGCTAGTTCTACTGCTGCACCTACGGTTTCTTCCCTTTCGTATCATCACTCTTGCAATTTTCGCTTTCCAAGCATTCATCAcagattcttcttttcttcgaAACCTAGCTCAATTTTGGAGCTTGTTTCGGCCAACGATTGGTCCCAAGGGTTAGAGCTAGAGTTGGACAAGTGTTCCCCCTCTCTGACACATGAAACTGTTCTCTATATTTTGAGGAGGTTGGATAAAAATCCCCAAAAAGCTTCGTGCTTTTTTAGTTGGGTCAGTGAGAAACAATGGTTTATACCAAGTTCATCCGTGTATAGCTTGATTGTTAGAATTTTGGCCAATAAGGAGACCATGAAACAGTTTTGGGTTACTCTAAGGATGATGAAGGAAAAGGGGTTTTTTCTCGATGAAGAAACTTATGTGACGATTTCAATGCATTTTAAGAAGGAAAAAATGGACTCTGATTGTGTTGCTTTGAACCACTTCTATCATCGGATGCTGGAGGAAAATGCAATGCAAGGTCTTGTCAAGAAGGTGGTTGGGGTTGTTTCGGCATCAAAGTGGGGAGATGAGGTTGCGAACGGATTGGAGAAGCTTAACATTCAGCTGTCGGATAACTTTGTGATAAGGGTTTTGAAGGAGCTTCGAACTCAGCCTTCCAAGGCTTTCGAGTTCTTCCATTGGGCTGGGAAGCAATTTGGTTTTGAGCATAATACTATTACATACAATGCAATTGCAAGGGTTTTAGCTAGGACTGATTCGGTTGAGGAGTTTTGGAATATTCTTGAGGAGATGAAGAGTTTTGGTCATGAATTGGATATCGATACTTATGTGAAGATATCGAGGCAGTTTCGAAAGAGTAGGATGGTGGAGAATTCGGTGAAGCTTTATGAGCTTATGATGGATAGCTCATACAAACCATCAGTTCAGGATTGTGTTATCCTTTTGAAGAGTATATCTGAATGTGATTTTCCGGATCTCAATTTAGTTTTCAGAGTAGCTAGGAAATATGAGTCAACTGGGCACACACTATCCAAGGCAATCTATGATTCCATCCATAGGTCTTTGACAAGCTTAGGGAAATTCAGTGAAGCTGAAAAAATTGTTCACACAATGAGAAATGCTGGTTATGAGCCTGATAATATCACCTACAGTCAATTAGTGTTTGGACTTTGTAAGACAAGGAGGCTTGAAGAAGCATGTAAGGTGTTGGATGAGATGGAATCTTGTGGATGTATCCCTGATATCAAGACATGGACCATCTTAATCAAAGGGCATTGTGATGCCAAAGAAGTAGATAAGGCATTGCTTTGTTTTTCTAAGATGGTCGAAAAGGGCTGCGATGTTGACGCTGACTTATTGGACTTTTTGGTTGATGGTTTTCTTGGTCAGGAAAGGGTGGAAGGTGCTTACAAGTTGCTTGTAGAGGTTGTTAGCACGTATCGTATATCGCCATGGCAAGCTACATTTAAGAATCTGATTGAAAGATTGTTAGGAGTTGGGAAGCTTGAGAATGCATTTGACCTTCTTCGTCTAATGAAGACACACAACTACCCTCCATACCCTGAACCCTTTGTTTCCTATATTTCCAAGTTTGGGACAGTAGAAGATGCTGCAGAATTTCTTAAGGCACTGAGTTTGAAAAAATACCCATCTGTTGCATCTTACCTTCATGTTTTTGAATCCTTCTTCCGAGAAGGTAGATTCTATGAAGCCAAAGATTTGTTGTACAAGTGTCCTCATCATATTCGTCAGGACAGTAAAATCGCTGAACTTTTTAGTTCAAACAAGAGTCGTGCAGCCACTAATTGA
- the LOC130951151 gene encoding uncharacterized protein LOC130951151 codes for MKKKKIEPYQEEQQHQHHKQEQEELEILKAVAQAWYSHSGSSKPMSEFDARRRNFKVKPSRFKLEAMRDTGSSSSSSSSSPCYWNFQQSLWDSYELCDSVKRIEMGLDLDNNPFGYLCGSIRSQQNRKPESKNNLRNLFSHFSSRRFNATKNDENVN; via the coding sequence atgaagaagaagaagatagagccTTATCAGGAAGAACAACAGCACCAGCACCAcaaacaagaacaagaagagTTGGAAATATTGAAAGCAGTGGCACAAGCCTGGTACAGCCACTCAGGAAGCTCTAAACCTATGAGTGAGTTTGATGCACGCAGAAGAAACTTCAAAGTGAAGCCTTCAAGGTTCAAGCTAGAAGCAATGAGGGACAcaggttcttcttcttcttcttcctcttcttcaccttgTTACTGGAATTTTCAGCAGTCACTTTGGGATTCATATGAACTTTGTGACAGTGTCAAGAGAATTGAAATGGGGTTGGATTTAGATAATAACCCTTTTGGTTACTTATGTGGTTCGATTCGAAGCCAACAGAATCGAAAGCCGGAGAGTAAGAATAACCTCAGAAACCTGTTCTCTCATTTTTCTTCTAGGCGGTTTAATGCTACCAAGAATGATGAAAATGTTAATTAA